The following are encoded together in the Bos indicus isolate NIAB-ARS_2022 breed Sahiwal x Tharparkar chromosome 27, NIAB-ARS_B.indTharparkar_mat_pri_1.0, whole genome shotgun sequence genome:
- the CDKN2AIP gene encoding CDKN2A-interacting protein isoform X1 translates to MPSAAPRSGGPGAGGRKPERAASQSRPGTGRRAQRSRVPQANPQANRPLGAGGARPPALAPPPLPPLPSGPRRRGSSRAAKRPGRTGSRRKDARALGGYEVIKGKEPAAGGSGRFSCSRRCCLGLWRGVLWRAAGAGRSDRAAHLAPRACLPAQSPLPASATRRPNMAQEVSEYLSQNPRVAAWVEALRCDGETDKHWRHRREFLLRNAGDLAPAGGAASAPREEAADAESGTRNRQLQQLISFSMAWANHVFLGCRYPQKVMDKILSMAEGIKVTDAPIHITRDELVAKVKKRGISSSNEGVEEPAKKRAIEGKNNSAVEQDRLKIPAKTSGQQESSSTCSGSSSKSQSSGNSALSSSNPSQNSSATSDGERAVASQSSSSTASQVTAVGSGKASEPEVPDKHGSASFVSSLLKSSVNSHVTQSTDSRQQSGSPKKSALEGSSTSASQSVSEIEVPLLGSSGSSEVELPLLSSKPSSETASSGLTSKASSEASVSSSVSKNSSSSGTSSLTPKSNTSVNTMLTSKSASQVAASLLASKNSSQTSGSLVSKNTAIASVSQLASKSSSQTSTAQLPSKSTSQSSESSVKFSCCKLTNEDVKQKQPFFNRLYKTVAWKLVAVGGFSPNVNHGELLNAAIEALKATLDVFFVPLKELADLPQNKSSQESIVCELRCKSVYLGTGCGKSKENAKAVASREALKLFLKKKVVVKICKRKYRGSEIEDLVLLDEESRPVNLPPALKHPQELL, encoded by the exons ATGCCCTCGGCCGCCCCCCGGAGCGGCGGGCCAGGGGCGGGAGGGAGGAAGCCGGAGCGCGCGGCGTCACAAAGCCGACCCGGAACGGGGAGGCGGGCGCAGAGGTCGAGGGTACCCCAGGCCAACCCACAGGCGAACCGCCCTCTTGGGGCGGGAGGCGCGCGCCCGCCTGCCCTTGCtccgcctcccctccccccgctgCCGTCGGGGCCGCGGCGTCGCGGCAGCTCGCGCGCCGCAAAGCGTCCTGGGAGAACCGGCTCGCGCCGGAAGGACGCGCGGGCGCTCGGCGGCTACGAGGTTATAAAAGGGAAGGAGCCGGCGGCGGGCGGAAGTGGGCGGTTCAGCTGTTCCCGGCGCTGTTGTTTGGGCCTCTGGAGGGGCGTTCTCTGGAGGGCCGCCGGTGCAGGCCGCAGTGACAGGGCCGCTCACCTCGCGCCCCGCGCCTGCCTCCCGGCTCAGAGTCCGCTCCCGGCCTCCGCGACCCGCAGGCCCAACATGGCGCAGGAGGTGTCGGAATACCTGAGCCAGAACCCGCGGGTGGCCGCTTGGGTGGAGGCGCTGCGCTGCGACGGCGAGACCGACAAACACTGGCGCCACCGCCGAGAGTTCCTGCTCCGCAACGCCGGGGACCTGGCCCCCGCCGGCGGCGCTGCCTCCGCTCCCCGGGAGGAGGCCGCCGATGCCGAGAGCGGGACCCGCAATcggcagctgcagcagctcatCTCCTTTTCCATGGCCTGGGCCAACCACGTCTTCCTCGGGTGCCG GTACCCTCAAAAAGTTATGGATAAAATACTTAGTATGGCTGAAGGCATCAAAGTGACAGATGCTCCAATCCATATCACAAGAGACGAACTGGTTGCCAAGGTGAAGAAAAGAGGGATATCGAGTAGCAATG aaGGGGTAGAAGAGCCAGCCAAAAAACGAGCCATAGAAGGGAAAAACAATTCTGCAGTTGAGCAAGATCGTCTGAAAATTCCTGCTAAAACATCAGGTCAGCAGGAGAGCAGCTCAACCTGTTCGGGTTCCTCTTCCAAATCACAGAGTAGTGGGAACTCAGCTCTGAGCTCCAGCAACCCGAGTCAGAATAGCAGCGCCACAAGTGATGGAGAGCGGGCAGTTGCCAgccaaagcagcagcagcactgcctcTCAGGTGACAGCGGTAGGGTCTGGAAAAGCTTCTGAACCAGAAGTTCCAGATAAACATGGTTCGGCATCATTTGTTTCTTCATTGTTGAAATCCAGTGTGAATAGTCATGTAACCCAGTCCACTGATTCCAGACAACAAAGTGGATCGCCGAAAAAGAGTGCTTTGGAAGGCTCGTCCACCTCAGCCTCTCAAAGCGTCTCAGAGATTGAGGTGCCCTTATTGGGCTCCTCAGGAAGCTCAGAAGTAGAGTTGCCACTGTTGTCTTCTAAACCTAGTTCAGAGACAGCTTCCAGCGGGTTAACTTCTAAAGCCAGTTCAGAGGCAAGTGTTTCATCATCGGTTTCTAAAAACAGTTCGTCATCAGGCACATCTTCACTAACCCCCAAGAGCAACACCTCAGTGAACACAATGCTGACTTCCAAAAGCGCTTCACAGGTAGCTGCGTCACTGTTAGCTTCCAAGAACAGCTCCCAGACCAGTGGCTCTCTGGTCTCCAAAAACACTGCGATAGCAAGTGTGTCCCAGCTGGCTTCTAAGAGTAGTTCTCAGACCAGCACGGCACAGCTGCCTTCCAAAAGTACTTCACAGTCGAGTGAGAGTTCTGTCAAGTTCTCTTGTTGCAAGTTAACCAACGAAGATGTGAAACAGAAACAACCTTTTTTCAACAGACTGTATAAAACAGTGGCATGGAAGTTGGTGGCTGTCGGTGGCTTTAGTCCCAATGTGAATCATGGCGAGCTCTTAAACGCAGCTATCGAGGCTCTGAAAGCCACACTGGATGTGTTTTTTGTCCCGCTAAAAGAACTGGCAGATCTGCCTCAAAACAAGAGTTCTCAAGAAAGTATTGTTTGTGAATTGAGATGTAAATCTGTGTATTTGGGCACTGGCtgtggaaaaagcaaagaaaatgctAAAGCAGTTGCATCAAGAGAAGCCTTGAAGTTATTTCTCAAGAAAAAGGTAGTggtaaaaatatgtaaaaggaaATACAGAGGCAGTGAAATAGAAGACTTAGTACTCCTCGATGAAGAATCCAGGCCTGTAAACTTGCCTCCAGCATTAAAACATCCTCAAGAATTACTGTAA
- the CDKN2AIP gene encoding CDKN2A-interacting protein isoform X2: protein MPSAAPRSGGPGAGGRKPERAASQSRPGTGRRAQRSRVPQANPQANRPLGAGGARPPALAPPPLPPLPSGPRRRGSSRAAKRPGRTGSRRKDARALGGYEVIKGKEPAAGGSGRFSCSRRCCLGLWRGVLWRAAGAGRSDRAAHLAPRACLPAQSPLPASATRRPNMAQEVSEYLSQNPRVAAWVEALRCDGETDKHWRHRREFLLRNAGDLAPAGGAASAPREEAADAESGTRNRQLQQLISFSMAWANHVFLGCRYPQKVMDKILSMAEGIKVTDAPIHITRDELVAKKG, encoded by the exons ATGCCCTCGGCCGCCCCCCGGAGCGGCGGGCCAGGGGCGGGAGGGAGGAAGCCGGAGCGCGCGGCGTCACAAAGCCGACCCGGAACGGGGAGGCGGGCGCAGAGGTCGAGGGTACCCCAGGCCAACCCACAGGCGAACCGCCCTCTTGGGGCGGGAGGCGCGCGCCCGCCTGCCCTTGCtccgcctcccctccccccgctgCCGTCGGGGCCGCGGCGTCGCGGCAGCTCGCGCGCCGCAAAGCGTCCTGGGAGAACCGGCTCGCGCCGGAAGGACGCGCGGGCGCTCGGCGGCTACGAGGTTATAAAAGGGAAGGAGCCGGCGGCGGGCGGAAGTGGGCGGTTCAGCTGTTCCCGGCGCTGTTGTTTGGGCCTCTGGAGGGGCGTTCTCTGGAGGGCCGCCGGTGCAGGCCGCAGTGACAGGGCCGCTCACCTCGCGCCCCGCGCCTGCCTCCCGGCTCAGAGTCCGCTCCCGGCCTCCGCGACCCGCAGGCCCAACATGGCGCAGGAGGTGTCGGAATACCTGAGCCAGAACCCGCGGGTGGCCGCTTGGGTGGAGGCGCTGCGCTGCGACGGCGAGACCGACAAACACTGGCGCCACCGCCGAGAGTTCCTGCTCCGCAACGCCGGGGACCTGGCCCCCGCCGGCGGCGCTGCCTCCGCTCCCCGGGAGGAGGCCGCCGATGCCGAGAGCGGGACCCGCAATcggcagctgcagcagctcatCTCCTTTTCCATGGCCTGGGCCAACCACGTCTTCCTCGGGTGCCG GTACCCTCAAAAAGTTATGGATAAAATACTTAGTATGGCTGAAGGCATCAAAGTGACAGATGCTCCAATCCATATCACAAGAGACGAACTGGTTGCCAAG aaGGGGTAG
- the LOC109553314 gene encoding LOW QUALITY PROTEIN: condensin-2 complex subunit H2 (The sequence of the model RefSeq protein was modified relative to this genomic sequence to represent the inferred CDS: inserted 8 bases in 6 codons; deleted 4 bases in 2 codons; substituted 3 bases at 3 genomic stop codons): SGPSRTWRTLRSFFAHLLLPTRYLSRNWEVDVTAQLGEYLEELDQICVSFDKGKTTMNFTEAAQVMQGSXCISSQKADXLYSLAHQDVDFISGQKPAKQPFSELEDGTVGEAXSRAPQEVAHKFLSLDDLSDYCVNAXSRGDQVLSGTLISLLPDAPVAPDEMKNSNPLYSQQGEVLARWKDFRMNPRPRIMFLLEPVGVSLMEALLPRNQKEPGRVEEQPMEISVCGSPGLVLSISQEPGTSPEGPVPRSWGAEKAEENAERTAEPTEASALEVPIEPQEPXLRERKEALEPASWLKETPDPWQGLEPFESLDSERCRKGRPYSVPPSXEEVPGQKRKRKGGVKLQDFHXSTRPHADSRRPWRKGPSFAAMEVLYWKHVREQLETFQKLQRRKVAEQCLPRAEEGPWSVEEDCLXDSVEDLGAADDFLEPEEYTEPKAAEPGEKAEREAAATPVSLHWEELVQKNVELFVTTWKQELVQETELKQHVRDWEDTIQTLLPEQEEHMPFDIHTCGDQVSRFSQLNQWRPFAKLVAGQAAFEVCRFVLALXLANDNTVEITQQLGLEVAVATMSLRLLTYQRAHEHFQTYGAPSTVPP, translated from the exons TCCGGCCCCTCCAGAACATGGAGGACGTTGAGGAGCTTCTTCGCCCACCTCCTGCTACCCACCCGCTACCTCAGCAGAAACTGGGAGGTGGACGTGACGGCCCAGCTGGGCGAATATCTAGAGGAGCTGGACCAGATCTGCGTTTCTTTTGACAAAGGCAAAACCACAATGAACTTCACTGAAGCGGCACAGGTGATGCAAGGCT TTTGTATCTCCAGTCAGAAGGCGGACTAGCTCTACTCCCTGGCGCACCAGGATGTCGACTTCATCTCTGGCCAGAAGCCGGCCAAGCAGCCCTTCTCCGAGCTGGAAGATGGGACCGTAGGGGAGG ACTCTAGGGCCCCCCAGGAGGTGGCGCATAAGTTCCTGTCGTTGGACGACCTCTCTGACTACTGTGTTAATG GCTCTCGGGGTGACCAGGTCCTCAGTGGGACCCTCATCAGCCTCCTACCCGATGCCCCGGTAGCCCCTGACGAGATGAAGAATAGTAACCCCCTGTACAGCCAGCAGGGGGAGGTCCTGGCCCGCTGGAAGGATTTTAGGATGAATCCCCGCCCCAGAATAATGTTCTTGTTGGAGCCGGTGGGAGTGTCCCTCATGGAGGCACTGCTGCCAAGGAAccagaaggagcctggtagggttgAGGAGCAGCCCATGGAAATCTCTGTGTGT GGGAGTCCCGGCCTGGTGCTCAGCATCTCCCAGGAGCCAGGCACCTCTCCGGAGGGCCCAGTGCCCAGAAGCTGGGGTGCGGAAAAGGCTGAAGAGAATGCAGAGCGGACAGCGGAGCCCACTGAGGCCTCAGCCCTTGAGGTCCCGATCGAGCCTCAAGAGCC ACTCCGGGAGCGGAAGGAGGCCTTGGAGCCTGCATCCTGGCTGAAGGAGACCCCAGACCCCTGGCAGGGCCTGGAGCCCTTCGAGTCCCTGGATTCTGAGCGCTGCAGGAAAGGGAGGCCCTACTCCGTGCCTCCCT AGGAGGAGGTGCCAGGACAGAAGCGAAAGAGGAAGGGTGGCGTCAAGCTGCAGGACTTCCA TAGTACTCGGCCCCACGCCGACAGCAGGAGGCCCTGGCGAAAGGGCCCTTCCTTCGCAGCCATGGAGGTTCTGTACTGGAAGCATGTGAGGGAGCAGCTGGAGACATTCCAGAAGCTGCAGAGAAGGAAGGTGGCTGAGCAGTGC CTTCCAAGGGCTGAGGAGGGGCCGTGGTCTGTGGAGGAAGACTGCCTGTAGGACTCCGTGGAAGACCTGGGAGCAGCAGATGACTTCCTAGAGCCCGAGGAGTACACAGAGCCCAAGGCGGCAGAGCCCGGGGAAAAGGCAGAGAGGGAAGCGGCAGCCACACCAgtgtccctgcactgggaggagcTGGTCCAAAAGAATGTGGAGCTCTTCGTCACCACCTGGAAGCAGGAGCTCGTCCAGGAGACAGAGCTGAAGCAGCACGTCCGGGACTGGGAGGACACCATCCAGACCCTGCTCCCGGAACAGGAGGAGCACATGCCCTTTGACATCCATACCTGTGGGGACCAGGTCTCGAGGTTCAGCCAACTCAACCAGTGGCGTCCCTTTGCAAAGCTGGTGGCAGGCCAGGCTGCTTTTGAAGTGTGTCGCTTCGTGCTGGCCTTGTAGCTGGCTAATGACAACACAGTGGAGATCACCCAGCAGCTGGGGCTAGAGGTGGCTGTGGCCACCATGTCCCTGAGACTGCTCACATACCAGCGGGCCCATGAACACTTCCAGACCTACGGTGCCCCCTCCACGGTGCCGCCCTGA